A window of Ictidomys tridecemlineatus isolate mIctTri1 chromosome 1, mIctTri1.hap1, whole genome shotgun sequence contains these coding sequences:
- the Eif4e1b gene encoding eukaryotic translation initiation factor 4E type 1B encodes MVTKVDTVEDFWAMYSHIKLASKLSSGCDYAMFKDGIKPMWEDSRNKRGGRWLVSLSKQQRHIDLDRLWLETLLCLIGESFEEHSTEVCGAVINIRTKGDKIAVWTREAENEASVLHIGHVYKERLGLSMKTIIGYQAHVDAATKSNSLAKNKFMV; translated from the exons ATGGTCACCAAGGTTGACACCGTGGAGGATTTCTGGGC GATGTACAGTCATATCAAGCTGGCTAGTAAGCTCTCTTCTGGCTGTGACTACGCCATGTTCAAG GATGGCATTAAGCCCATGTGGGAAGACAGCAGGAATAAGCGGGGTGGCCGCTGGCTGGTCAGTCTCTCCAAGCAGCAGCGCCACATTGATCTGGATCGTCTGTGGCTGGAGACA TTGCTGTGTCTGATTGGGGAGAGCTTTGAGGAACACAGCACCGAGGTGTGTGGGGCTGTCATCAACATCCGTACCAAGGGTGACAAGATTGCTGTGTGGACGAGGGAGGCTGAGAACGAGGCCAGCGTCTTGCACATTGG GCATGTGTACAAAGAGCGCTTGGGTCTTTCCATGAAGACCATCATTGGGTACCAGGCCCATGTAGACGCGGCCACCAAGAGCAACTCCCTTGCCAAGAACAAGTTTATGGTGTGA